A window of the Gossypium hirsutum isolate 1008001.06 chromosome A05, Gossypium_hirsutum_v2.1, whole genome shotgun sequence genome harbors these coding sequences:
- the LOC107961146 gene encoding uncharacterized protein, which produces MLKKIYENSESEFDLLSLPHATNADTLKLYEDELQELKDKLVEKSKILRDWRNPNNVEDLNQIKMMEDHLIASLNGLRSRRNQLAMEQQIRERELEGNENLET; this is translated from the exons atgttgaagaaaatttatgaaaattcgGAGTCAGAGTTTGATCTATTAAGCTTGCCCCATGCCACAAATGCTGATACCCTCAAG tTGTACGAAGATGAGCTGCAAGAGCTAAAGGATAAACTTGTGGAAAAGAGCAAGATACTGAG AGACTGGAGAAACCCAAATAATGTTGAGGACCTAAACCAAATAAAGATGATGGAGGATCATCTTATTGCATCTCTTAATGGACTCAGAAGCAGGAGG AATCAATTAGCAATGGAGCAGCAAATCAGAGAAAGAGAATTAGAG GGAAATGAGAACCTGGAAACTTAA